A segment of the Pseudoalteromonas piscicida genome:
TTTCAATCAATCACAAGCTTTGCAGTGCCAAGCCAAAAAGACAACAAGGACTTCATTGAATCCACCAACTCATGATATTGAGAAGGTTTGGTCATATAAGAATTTGCCCCAAGCAAATAACACTGTTTTATATCTAACTCTGAGTCTGATGTGCTGAACATAATAACTGGAATATGCTTAAGGTTTGCCGCCCCGCGCATCTCAGCTAATACATCTTTGCCGCTTTTTCGTGGCATATTTAAATCAAGAATAATAAGGCTAGGCAATAGCTCGGTGCTATTAAGTTTTTCAATCAACTCAACGCCATCACTTACAAATTGTAACTTAGCCTCCATCACGCCATTATCTTCAAATGCATCACGGATTAATTCTTGGTCGTCGAAATCATCATCTGCAACCAAGATATAGTTTACAGAGTGAAGCTGTTTAATTAAATCATGATGATGAACCATACGCTCTCTCCTTAAACTCGCGTTAAACCTCGAGTTTGTATGCTGATATCAGAACCGCATCAATGGCTCTACAGCTAAGTTAACTCTCTTGCGCTGAAATCGGCAAGCTAAAATAGAAAGTAGAACCTTGCCCCACTTCCGTTTCGACCCATATGCGACCATGATGTCTTTCGACGATTTTTTTACAAATAGCAAGCCCAAGCCCAGTACCGGCATATGCGCTACGACCATGTAATCTTTCAAAAAGATTGAAGATCTGCTCACTAAATTCGGGATCAAAGCCAATCCCGTTATCCTTAACGGCAACAATCAGTTCATTTGCTTTACGTTCGCTGCTAATCGAGACCCGCGGCGCTCTTTCTGGCGCACTAAACTTAATCCCATTATTAATTAAGTTTAGCAGCACACGTTGCAACTGCCTGCGATCTCCAAATACATCACCAAGCCCTGTGGTATCCACTTGTGCGTTTGATTCTTTAATCACTAACTCAAGATCTAGTAAGGTTTCAGCTAACGCATTATCGCCATCAAATGATTTAAATGACTCACCTTTACGATCAATCCGTGAAAAGCTTAGCAATCCTTTGATCAACTTTTGCATTCGCTCAGCAGAATCCATCATGCGCTTAAGATAAGAGGCATGTCTATCATTTAGTCCCTCAGCTGAACACTGGATCCGATCGCCGAACATTTGGATTTTTCTAAGTGGCTCTTGTAGATCATGGGACGCTAAAAAGGCAAAACGCTCCAGCTCTTGATTCGACTCATGTGCTTTCTCAAGTGCTATCGTCAGTAATTGCTCAGCAGTGCGACGCGAAGTGATCTCATTTTCCAACGCTTCGGTACGCTTGGTAACTTTTTGCTCTAGAATTGCATTAAGCTTTTTATATCGCTCAGATTTAGCCAGCACATAATTAACCAAGGTATTACGAAACTTCAATGCACAACTTACTTCGGCTTCCGTCCAAGGGTGAGATTTGCACTTCACATTCTCGACCCACAACTTAAACGAACTACGCGGCATTAAACGGTGGCTACCATCATCCAAAAACTCAATGGATTTTTCAGGCTTCCCTCCCCAATTTTTGGTTTGAATAACTTCCTTTCTAAACCACATGATGAAGTGATTAGCATCCGCTGAAAGTGGCATCAATAGCACCCCACTCGCGGTTTTCGCAAAGGCTTTAAATGTTTCGTTAAGCTCACCTAAATTATGGCAATAAAAAATGGAGTCATCGCCAAGTTGATGCTCTGCAAGCCATTGGTAAATGGCTTCTATATCCACTTTTGCAGGAGTTTGCCCGTAGCATTCCAAATCATTGTCAACACGCCACGCGACACCTGTCGCTTTCATCATCTCTTGTAAAGCAGCGGATTCGTACCTTAGCCCATCAACAAAAAAGATTTCTTTTGCCATGCGCTCGGTGACGGATGAGCTCAATGTCAGTGCATTGGCTTCTGCCATTGCTTCTAAGGACGAAGTTTTGAGAGAGATAAGGTAAGATAACATCAGCCCCATATACTGGGCGACTTCACGGATGTTAAATGGCACTACGTGCTTCTCGTAGTGGTGGCAGGCAATCAGCCCCCACAATTTACCAGCAACAATAATACTGATAGACATGGTTGCCTGAACGCCCATATTGCGTAAATATTGGCAATGAATTGGCGAAACACTACGTAAAATACAAGCACTTAAGTCAATCGGCTTGTCTTGCGGATAAAGCGGTGAATTTTCGCCATCAACGTCGGCAAGCAAGCGGATCGGATTCCTTAAATACAGCGCTCTTGCTTGTTTTGGAATATCCGACTCAGGAAAGTGCTGGTTTAAAAACGAATTAAGGTCATTACGCTTCGATTCTGCAACCACCTCACCATTATACTCGTGATCAAATTTATACAGCATCACCCTGTCAAATTGTGTTAACTCTCTAATCTCCTCCACGGCCATCTCGAACGAAGCCTGTAACGACTGAGAATCCACCATACTAGACAACGAATGTTTCATAAGGTGCTGCATTGAATGATTGATTTCAACGCCATACGCCGTATTTTGCTCAAGCTCTAAAATGAGCCCAGCTTCGTTTTGACTAGCGACTACGGAGAATTCAACGCATGTTGAGTTCTTGGTTTTTATGCTGGCAGTCATCGGATTAAGACGATGAATTTCAGAGGAATTAGCGTTACTGACTAACAACTCAAAAAAGGAGATTCAAAAATCGCTTCAGCATGAGTATTGACCAAAGCACTAGGTTCAAGTCCTATAAGTGCGGCAAAGTTTTCGCTAAAATAGCGCAGGGTTAATGTGTTGGTGTCGAATAGCAATAAATAGCCATGTGGCTGAATTGAACCTGGAATATGAATTGGCTCTTTATGACAATTGTCTAGTGTTGCTTCGAACTTCTCCACCTTTACTACATCCTCTCCTTTTACCTAGCTACACCATCCTATCACGGATCCCCACCTAGTATGCAAGGTGTTCAGAGTAGATATACGCTCGGTTCACAAAGCAATAAAATGCGATTAGACTTACACAACTACGAAGTAAAAAGTAAGTGTATTATGACAACCACAGTAAAGTGCCCAACCTGCCAACAGGCTGTTGAATGGTCGGATAAAAGCCCATTTCGTCCGTTCTGCTCAAAACGCTGTCAATTAATTGATTTAGGTGATTGGTCTGACGAATCAAATACGATTTCTACACCGATGAAAAGTGGTGAACTTACACCTCAAGATGCGGAAAATTTGATTGAAGATATAGAAGCGATGCTGGCAAAAAACGACGATAGCTTTTTTAAAGAATAAACTATTGGCCGAGTATCTCGGCCTGACACTTTAATCACAGCTTATTTGGCGAAAATAGCTCGATCTCGATAGCATTTGCTAACGATCTATCTCAGTTTGATCTTGTTCCGGTTTCTGCTCAGTGCTTCTCACTTCATTTTGGTAGCTTTTAGCAATATGCCCCGCTCCTTCCAAAATATCGCTTAGTTGGATCCGGCAAATTTCCGACAATTTAATTAAGGTACCCAAGCGAAATGAGCTTGTTCCGTTTAGGTAATCGTCTAGTGTGGTGAGACCTATTCCGAGCTTTTGGCTAATGGTTTTTTTAGTATAGCCTCTACGCTTTTTGAGTTCTTTTAGCAGTTCTCGGATCCTAAGTGTCACCTCGTATTCTTCAGGTGTCTGCATGTCTCCCTCAGTGATACCTAGTAACAAACAGCCAACAACAAAGAATACCCTTAGTTACTCTGAAAAAAACAAAAGTTATTGGAAAGTTTGTGCGCGTAAATTAAGAATTTTTCAATTCGACACTATTTCAAAGAGTTGTCCGCAGACTCGCTAGATGTACTCTTAATCGAAAAGTACCACAACGCAAACATGTTATCAACATGTAACTTAAAGCTGTACAGACAGTCGCATTATTTTGTACATTAATCGCAACTGGCCTGTACTCTTTGTCAATTTGGAGTACCAGCTCTCATTATTCAACAGTAACTGGCAAGAAATGATAAAGCCCTTACCGTGAAGGTCAGGGCTAAGTTGGAGAGAACATTGGGACTTAATCTGCTTTTTTATGGCCTTTGTGGCTACGGCGTGATTTAAGTGCTTGGAGCTTATCGCGCTGCTCTTCATTCAATACATGGAATACTTTGTGGCGAGCTTCCATTGAAAGTAGCGCCCAGGTTTGCTTTTTATCTTGGCCTTTTTCCAGTAAAAGTTGCGCTTGAATCTTATCGAAGGTTGGCGCTGCCATAAGTGCTTTCATTTCCTCACGATAAGCTGAATATGCTTCTTTCCCGCTTTCTTTTAGCGCTTTTTTGGCAGTTTTGTAATCCGCATAAATTGTCTTTAGTTGATCTTGCTGCGCTTCTGTTAACTCTAATAACTTCTGGCCTTTATCTGATAGTAGCAACCTTGCTGAGTGCTCAAGCTGCCCGCCCATCGGGCCTGCGTTTGCAGTGAAGCTGAAAGTCGATACGCCAAGTGCTGTAACTAATGCTAAAGTAGATAGTAATTTCATGATATTGGCTCCTTGTTCGCCATTGCTTTGTCATTTCCAAATTTAGCAAGCACAAAGAAAAGGAACGTCAGACAGAGGTAAAGTTTTGTCAGTGCTTTGCAAAAAAAAGCAAAGGCAATTTACATAAGGCGTTGAAGTAAGGTGTAATATGCTAGAGCCGAACTATTCAGACCAACGCCAATCAACAATGCTGGACTAAGTATGACAATGAAACATTCCATTTTACTTATTGATGACGACCAAGAACTTTGCGGCCTGTTAAAAGAATACTTTACTGCAGAAGGCTTTGAAGTGGCGATGGCCCACACAGGAACTGAAGGTCTACAGCTGGCATTAAAGCAAAATTTCGACCTGATATTATTAGACGTAATGCTTCCCGAAATGGATGGTTTTGAAGTACTAAAAGCGTTACGTGTCCAGAAGATGACACCCGTTATCATGCTAACGGCAAAAGGCGATGACTTTGATCGCATCTTTGGCTTGGAGCTAGGTGCTGACGATTATATTCCAAAGCCGTTTAACCACCGCGAACTACTCGCTCGCGTTAAAGCGATTACCCGTCGCGTCGATCATTATAAACAACACAGTCCGGACGATACCTTTACTATCCATCAGCTGCGTTTAGATGTAGCTTCAAGAAGTGCTACTGTTAATGGTGAGGTGCTGTCACTGACGGGCACCGAATACGAGGTGCTACTATTGTTGGTCAGAACCGCAGGAGAAGTGGTCGACAAGCAGACTATTTCACGACAAGTACTAGGCCGACCACTTGTGCCTTACGATCGCTCTATCGATATGCATGTCTCTAACGTTCGCAAGAAAATTGCCGCGTTAAGTGAACATACTTATATCAAAACGATCCGCGGCGCTGGCTATATTTTTCTAAAGGCGTAATGAATGAAGCGGTACTTACTTGTTAAGGTTTTTGCCTGGTTTTGGCTTACCATCATTGCCACTATGTTGCTGCTGCTTGGGATCAGCATGCTACAACCTGATGTTGTAGAAACTCACCGCATCTCAAAACCCATGCTGCAAAATCTAAAACAATTAGAACAGGCGTTAATACGCGCAAGCGAGCGCCCCAACTTTGAGTTGAATAAGGTCGCCAAACTGCGTAAAAGAAAGGCGCTAAATATCTACTTGAGCCACCGCGATGCCGAAAAAAGCGTTGCCGCCGATCCCAATATAAAAACGCTGAATTTAGATTTACTCAGTTTTACCGAAGATGCTAAACCTGCCGCTATTTTTACTCCTGAGTACAAGGCTTTTGGCCCCCTAGAGCTTACACTTCAAGGTGAAAATTATCGCCTATATTTAATTTTTGAAAACCATACCCCAA
Coding sequences within it:
- a CDS encoding response regulator gives rise to the protein MVHHHDLIKQLHSVNYILVADDDFDDQELIRDAFEDNGVMEAKLQFVSDGVELIEKLNSTELLPSLIILDLNMPRKSGKDVLAEMRGAANLKHIPVIMFSTSDSELDIKQCYLLGANSYMTKPSQYHELVDSMKSLLSFWLGTAKLVID
- a CDS encoding ATP-binding protein; amino-acid sequence: MTASIKTKNSTCVEFSVVASQNEAGLILELEQNTAYGVEINHSMQHLMKHSLSSMVDSQSLQASFEMAVEEIRELTQFDRVMLYKFDHEYNGEVVAESKRNDLNSFLNQHFPESDIPKQARALYLRNPIRLLADVDGENSPLYPQDKPIDLSACILRSVSPIHCQYLRNMGVQATMSISIIVAGKLWGLIACHHYEKHVVPFNIREVAQYMGLMLSYLISLKTSSLEAMAEANALTLSSSVTERMAKEIFFVDGLRYESAALQEMMKATGVAWRVDNDLECYGQTPAKVDIEAIYQWLAEHQLGDDSIFYCHNLGELNETFKAFAKTASGVLLMPLSADANHFIMWFRKEVIQTKNWGGKPEKSIEFLDDGSHRLMPRSSFKLWVENVKCKSHPWTEAEVSCALKFRNTLVNYVLAKSERYKKLNAILEQKVTKRTEALENEITSRRTAEQLLTIALEKAHESNQELERFAFLASHDLQEPLRKIQMFGDRIQCSAEGLNDRHASYLKRMMDSAERMQKLIKGLLSFSRIDRKGESFKSFDGDNALAETLLDLELVIKESNAQVDTTGLGDVFGDRRQLQRVLLNLINNGIKFSAPERAPRVSISSERKANELIVAVKDNGIGFDPEFSEQIFNLFERLHGRSAYAGTGLGLAICKKIVERHHGRIWVETEVGQGSTFYFSLPISAQES
- a CDS encoding phytochrome family protein produces the protein MEKFEATLDNCHKEPIHIPGSIQPHGYLLLFDTNTLTLRYFSENFAALIGLEPSALVNTHAEAIFESPFLSC
- the yacG gene encoding DNA gyrase inhibitor YacG yields the protein MTTTVKCPTCQQAVEWSDKSPFRPFCSKRCQLIDLGDWSDESNTISTPMKSGELTPQDAENLIEDIEAMLAKNDDSFFKE
- a CDS encoding helix-turn-helix domain-containing protein; translation: MQTPEEYEVTLRIRELLKELKKRRGYTKKTISQKLGIGLTTLDDYLNGTSSFRLGTLIKLSEICRIQLSDILEGAGHIAKSYQNEVRSTEQKPEQDQTEIDR
- a CDS encoding Spy/CpxP family protein refolding chaperone; translation: MKLLSTLALVTALGVSTFSFTANAGPMGGQLEHSARLLLSDKGQKLLELTEAQQDQLKTIYADYKTAKKALKESGKEAYSAYREEMKALMAAPTFDKIQAQLLLEKGQDKKQTWALLSMEARHKVFHVLNEEQRDKLQALKSRRSHKGHKKAD
- a CDS encoding response regulator, with protein sequence MKHSILLIDDDQELCGLLKEYFTAEGFEVAMAHTGTEGLQLALKQNFDLILLDVMLPEMDGFEVLKALRVQKMTPVIMLTAKGDDFDRIFGLELGADDYIPKPFNHRELLARVKAITRRVDHYKQHSPDDTFTIHQLRLDVASRSATVNGEVLSLTGTEYEVLLLLVRTAGEVVDKQTISRQVLGRPLVPYDRSIDMHVSNVRKKIAALSEHTYIKTIRGAGYIFLKA